A region of the Oxobacter pfennigii genome:
TGCAAAGCACTCCTAATGAATATGAGCCTTCTATTTTATTAACGGCCTTCATTACGGCGTCAACGATGTCTCCGTTGTAGAAATAGTCTATAAGGTGGGGGACAACTTCCGTGTCAGTCTCTGTTATGAAGGTATAACCTTCTCCCTTCAGCCATTCCTTTATATAGAGATAGTTCTCTATTATGCCGTTGTGAACAACGCTTATGGTGCAGTTTGTATTTGTGTGAGGGTGTGAATTTAAATCCGAAGGCTCGCCGTGAGTTGCCCATCTTGTGTGGCCGATGCCTACACTTCCGCCCAGTGGGCTGTCTGTAAGCTTGCATTCGAGATTCATCAGCCTGCCTCTGCATTTTGTAATTTGTATCAATTCCCCGTCATATACAGAGACTCCTGCCGAGTCATAACCTCTGTACTCCAGCTTCTGTAAACCCTCAATAAGAATTGGGGCTGCCTGTTTACTTCCTATATATCCAACTATGCCGCACATAGATAAAATTTCTCCTTTCATCAATGAAAGGGGACACCACTCATCTTTTGGGGTACTCCTCCCGGGTAGTCCGAGAAATGTCCCCAACTTGTGAGATACTCTTCCTAATCCTTTGGGATAGTCAGAGCATTGTCCCCAACTTACCCAATTTAAAATAAAAATCACCCATCCTTTTGTCCGTCAATCACTTGCCGGGTTTGTAGGATTTCTCTCGGTGGTGACACACCGCAGGGCATCCGCCGAAAACTCGATAAACCCCGTCCTCGTTAACTTATGTTCCCCATAAGTCCTGGCGCTTTTTTGACAATTAATACAGGCATCCCTCCTTTATTTAGTTTTGGCATTTATCTTTAATCACCTCCTTTCAAAGTGGGCGGGGATACAAAGTATCCCCTGTATTTAACTGCATCTCTCTTCTATAAGATATGCCAGACTTCTGGCAAGTAGCTCTATTTCTATTTTGTTTTTTCCTTCCAGCATCACGCGGACCAGGGGTTCGGTGCCGGAAGGACGGATTAATACCCTTCCTATGCCGTTTAATTTATCCTCAATCTTTTGAATTTCCGATAAAATAATCTTATCCGTATTATATGCAGCCTTCTTATCATTGTTGACCTTTGCGTTGCAAAGAACCTGAGGCAGCTCTGTCATGATGGATGAAAGGCTTGATAAGGACTTATTTTTTTTCTTCATAACCATCATAAGCTGCAGGGCTGTCAGTATGCCGTCGCCTGTGGTATTGTAATCCAAAAATATTATATGTCCCGACTGCTCTCCGCCGATTGAGTATCCGCCTTTCAGCATCTCCTCTAAGACATACCTGTCCCCAACCTTGGTCTTTAAGGATTTTATGCTTCTTTCCTTAAAAGCGATATCCAGGCCTAAATTGCTCATTACGGTAACAACTACGGTATCATCCTTAAGCTTCTTTGCTTCCTTAAGGTAATCGGCACAAATTGCCATGATAAAATCGCCGTTTACTATATTTCCTTTTTCATCAACGGCAATAAGCCTGTCGGCATCGCCGTCAAAGGCCAGTCCTAAATGGCAGCTGTTCTCCACCACAAACTTCTGAAGATGATTGGGATGGGTGGAGCCGCATTCCTTGTTTATGTTCTTGCCGTCCGGATTGTTGTAGATTGCCAGGACCTCGGCGCCCAAATCTGATAATACCTTAGGAGCAATTGCGTAGGACGCACCCTGGGCGCAGTCTACGGCTACCTTTATGCCCCTAAAATCCACATCTACCGTGGATTTTAAAAATTCCTCGTAATCCCTGGCGGCACAGTCTACTGTAATCTTTCTGCCCAGATCGCTGCCTGTGGGTGACGGCAAACCTTGGCAATTATTAAGTACAAGTTCTTCTATCCTGTCTTCCACTTCATCGGGAAGCTTATATCCTTTTTCATTAAAAAACTTAATTCCGTTGTATTCCACCGGATTGTGTGATGCAGAAATAACTATGCCTGCATCGGCTTTATACTTTCTTGTAAGATAAGCCACTGCAGGAGTAGGCACTATGCCGGCACAAATGGCTTCGGCTCCGGCAGACAAAATGCCCGATACAATAGCGCTCTCCAGCATGTCCCCGGAAATCCTGGTATCCATGCCTACCACTATCTTAGGCCTGTGAGATTCACTGGCGAGTACAAAAGCTCCTGCCTTCCCCAGCTTATATGCAAGCTCTGCGGTCAGCTCTGCATTTGCAATTCCCCTAACCCCATCAGTTCCAAACATTTTTCCCATATTGTCAAACCTCTCATTTTCTTCTATCACAACTAGAATAATAGCATAATAATGGCATTAATTCAATTTATATGTACCTTCATTTTACGCAAAACGGCCAAGTTAAGTTACTGTCCTTGGGCATAATTATTCATTCGGCTTGTCCTAATTTTATAAAGGGGTATATTACTTTCTTTTGTGCAGCCTCATGGAACTTAGTATCTTCCACCCCTCCTTGAATTGTATGGCGGACATTACTAAAAGCCCGGTTGCGATGACTGCAAGGGGTATGTTCATTTCCATAATGTTCCTCCGGATTTCAAGTATCAAGGCTGTAATGGCGACGGCATATATGAGTATCATGGGTACAACTATCATGCTTGCATTTTTTCTCTGCCTCATAAGATAAGCGCCTATGGCAAGCAAGGCAAGGGCGGCAAGGAGCTGGTTTGCAGTTCCGAATAAGGACCATATCCTCGGGTAGCCCGTAAGGGTTAAAGCCCATACCACGCCAATGGTTATCAGCGAGGAAACATATTTGTTGGAAAGTACGAATTTGTCCGCTCCGTCGAAGGTCTCCTGGAATAAATACCTGCCGATCCTTGTTGCAGTATCCATGCTGGTCATGGCAAAGGCGGTAACAGTTAAGGATACAAAGGTTTCAGCGGATTTTTGCGGCACTTTTACAACAGCTAAAAACTCCGATATTCCCTTTGAAAAAACAGTAACCGGCCCTCCTGTTTCCATGAGCTTTGAAAACTCCGGCGCGGCAAAATACCCGG
Encoded here:
- the glmM gene encoding phosphoglucosamine mutase, yielding MGKMFGTDGVRGIANAELTAELAYKLGKAGAFVLASESHRPKIVVGMDTRISGDMLESAIVSGILSAGAEAICAGIVPTPAVAYLTRKYKADAGIVISASHNPVEYNGIKFFNEKGYKLPDEVEDRIEELVLNNCQGLPSPTGSDLGRKITVDCAARDYEEFLKSTVDVDFRGIKVAVDCAQGASYAIAPKVLSDLGAEVLAIYNNPDGKNINKECGSTHPNHLQKFVVENSCHLGLAFDGDADRLIAVDEKGNIVNGDFIMAICADYLKEAKKLKDDTVVVTVMSNLGLDIAFKERSIKSLKTKVGDRYVLEEMLKGGYSIGGEQSGHIIFLDYNTTGDGILTALQLMMVMKKKNKSLSSLSSIMTELPQVLCNAKVNNDKKAAYNTDKIILSEIQKIEDKLNGIGRVLIRPSGTEPLVRVMLEGKNKIEIELLARSLAYLIEERCS